From a single Nicotiana tomentosiformis chromosome 2, ASM39032v3, whole genome shotgun sequence genomic region:
- the LOC104089651 gene encoding protein CROWDED NUCLEI 4 gives MTSPGSERLALTPVNRTLVSASGRVSSSRTPLTDEVIWKRLREAGFDEDSIKRRDKAALIAYIAKLEAELYDHQYQMGLLILERKEWDSKNEQFKAASESAEFLYKRERAARQADEAEAKKREDNLKKALGIEKECVANIEKALHEMRAECAESKVASEIKLAEARSMMEDAQKKYADAEEKLRKAESLEAEASLFQRSAERKLREVEAREDDLRRQTLSFKSNCEAKEKEIHLEKQSLSERLKTLQRSQEELLDAQALLNKREDFIFNRSQELNRREKDLDNAKLNLENDVKALNEEKHNLELKLKPISAREEAVIKKECELTKKEEELLLLQGKLESKEIGGVKQVMANQEATLVTKISSIEVELETKRKLVEGEIQTKRRAWELKDMDIKHREDLLADKEHDLEIQSRTLVEKEKELEDRLHVIEEKERNLQATEKEIELKRTVLQQEREGINKMKNDLEKSAKMLDEKRKTIDHEEENVEAMKSETQELLILETRLKQEIDMIREEKEEIEKEADRLKAEKAKFETEWEVIDEKREELQKEAERVAEERIAISKLLKDSRDSLKAEKNAIQEEYKQNLESLSRDREAFMYEIECERAEWFSKIQKERENFLLDVEMQKKELENRIEKRREEIETDLKEKEKAFEEQKKRELQDIASQRETVEKELEHVGLELKKLDAERKDINLDRERRDKEWAELNNAIEELKVQRLKLEKQRELLHADREEILAQIEQLKKLEDVKIIPDRIVTPKKLHSDLQSNKHSAKRFPKHPSVLDASPNGNYNNGVRQDISSIIKENDSSSSPLSTPFSWLKRCADTLLDRTQSNKRRRENGDFTSQSTENGASRPLSTAPDAPEVEHLEVPPGQTPIAAAETTVYVDKIVTVREVTTIDVKKATEASQETLSGESGQKVRNNGSLESDQNGKLEGRSRRTRAKRK, from the exons ATGACAAGTCCAGGGTCAGAGAGACTGGCTTTGACTCCGGTGAATCGAACGCTTGTTTCGGCGTCAGGTAGGGTTTCAAGTTCAAGAACCCCTTTGACAGATGAAGTCATATGGAAGCGACTGCGTGAAGCTGGGTTTGATGAGGACTCCATTAAACGCAGAGATAAAGCAGCTCTTATTGCCTATATTGCCAAACTCGAAGCTGAG CTGTATGACCATCAATATCAGATGGGTCTTCTCATCCTGGAAAGGAAGGAGTGGGATTCCAAGAATGAACAATTTAAAGCAGCTTCCGAGTCAGCTGAATTCTTATACAAGCGCGAACGCGCTGCACGTCAGGCTGATGAGGCTGAAGCTAAGAAACGTGAAGATAATCTGAAGAAAGCTCTTGGGATTGAGAAAGAATGCGTTGCAAAC ATTGAGAAAGCGTTGCATGAGATGCGAGCAGAATGTGCTGAATCAAAAGTTGCATCTGAAATTAAATTGGCTGAAGCACGAAGCATGATGGAGGATGCTCAGAAGAAATACGCTGATGCAGAGGAAAAGTTGCGTAAAGCAGAATCCTTGGAAGCAGAAGCCAGCCTTTTTCAGCGTAGTGCAGAAAGAAAATTACGTGAAGTTGAGGCACGAGAAGATGATCTTAGGAGACAGACATTATCATTCAAGTCAAA TTGTGAAGCTAAAGAGAAAGAGATCCATCTGGAGAAACAATCTTTATCTGAAAGGCTGAAAACTCTACAGCGGTCGCAGGAAGAGTTACTTGATGCTCAGGCTTTGCTCAATAAGAGGGAAGATTTTATATTTAACAGATCTCAAGAACTGAACAGACGCGAGAAAGACTTAGACAATGCTAAATTAAATTTGGAGAATGACGTTAAAGCCCTGAATGAGGAAAAGCACAATCTGGAGCTGAAACTTAAGCCTATATCTGCAAGAGAGGAA GCCGTAATAAAAAAGGAATGTGAGCTTACCAAGAAAGAGGAAGAACTACTGCTATTACAGGGGAAGCTTGAAAGCAAGGAGATC GGTGGCGTTAAACAGGTTATGGCTAATCAGGAGGCCACGCTAGTAACTAAGATTTCCTCTATCGAGGTGGAGTTGGAAACAAAACGAAAATTGGTGGAAGGTGAGATTCAGACCAAGAGGCGGGCTTGGGAGTTGAAAGATATGGATATTAAGCATCGGGAGGACCTACTTGCTGACAAGGAACACGATTTGGAGATTCAATCAAGAACACTGGTTGAGAAGGAGAAAGAGTTGGAAGACAGGTTACATGTTATTGAGGAAAAGGAAAGAAACCTCCAAGCTACTGAAAAAGAGATAGAGTTGAAGAGAACAGTTTTGCAGCAAGAAAGGGAAGGAATTAACAAAATGAAAAATGATCTTGAAAAGTCTGCGAAAATGCTGGATGAAAAAAGAAAAACCATCGACCATGAGGAAGAAAATGTGGAGGCTATGAAAAGTGAAACTCAAGAGTTGCTGATTCTGGAAACAAGGCTAAAGCAAGAGATTGATATGATTAGAGAGGAGAAAGAAGAGATTGAAAAGGAGGCAGATCGGTTGAAAGCAGAGAAAGCTAAATTTGAGACTGAATGGGAGGTAATTGATGAGAAAAGAGAAGAGTTGCAGAAAGAAGCTGAACGTGTGGCTGAGGAGAGGATAGCCATTTCTAAGCTTCTTAAGGATAGCCGTGACAGCCTGAAAGCAGAGAAGAATGCAATTCAAGAAGAATATAAACAAAATCTGGAGTCACTTTCTCGTGACCGTGAAGCCTTCATGTATGAAATTGAGTGTGAGCGTGCAGAATGGTTTAGCAAAATTCAGAAAGAACGTGAAAACTTTTTGTTGGATGTTGAGATGCAGAAGAAAGAGCTAGAGAACCGCATTGAAAAAAGGCGTGAAGAAATAGAGACTGAcctaaaagaaaaggaaaaggccTTTGAGGAACAAAAGAAAAGAGAACTTCAGGATATTGCATCTCAGAGGGAGACTGTGGAGAAGGAATTGGAGCATGTTGGGCTGGAGTTGAAGAAACTAGATGCTGAGAGAAAAGATATCAATTTGGATCGTGAGAGAAGGGACAAAGAGTGGGCAGAGCTAAATAATGCTATAGAAGAGCTTAAGGTGCAAAGGCTGAAATTAGAGAAACAAAGGGAATTACTTCATGCTGATAGGGAGGAGATTCTTGCTCAGATTGAGCAGTTAAAAAAATTGGAGGATGTTAAGATCATACCAGATCGTATTGTCACTCCCAAAAAATTACATTCGGATCTACAATCCAATAAACATTCTGCAAAAAGGTTTCCGAAGCATCCCTCGGTACTGGATGCTAGTCCGAATGGTAATTATAATAATGGTGTTAGACAAGATATTTCTTCCATCATTAAAGAAAACGACAGTTCATCTTCTCCTCTCTCTACTCCATTCTCGTGGCTTAAGAGATGTGCTGATACATTGCTTGATCGTACACAAAGTAACAAAAGGCGGAGGGAAAATGGGGATTTTACAAGTCAATCGACCGAGAATGGTGCATCACG TCCATTATCAACAGCACCAGACGCACCAGAAGTTGAACACTTGGAAGTGCCACCTGGCCAAACTCCCATTGCTGCAGCGGAGACCACTGTGTATGTTGATAAAATTGTTACTGTTCGAGAAGTGACAACAATCGATGTTAAAAAAGCCACGGAGGCAAGTCAG GAGACTCTGTCTGGGGAAAGTGGTCAGAAGGTGAGGAACAATGGTAGCTTGGAATCAGATCAAAATGGGAAGCTTGAGGGCAGATCCCGAAGGACTAGGGCAAAGAGGAAGTAG